A window of the Cystobacter fuscus genome harbors these coding sequences:
- a CDS encoding BatD family protein, translated as MRRIGSGHAALAAIALLFAALPAWAEVEFYQTVDRTEVGTEDVFQLTVVVVDPPDNAQVRFPAPEDFEVLSSSQSTQRSIQMSGGGPPVIQTVRKHVLMMRAQRAGTLTIPPAVLPVGSSTLRTDSIKMTVRKGRVSPPGGQAQAGRQRMPDPFRNFPPFGGMPDPFADEEEEEQDPRGGIQEDVRIPRGDSDLFVRATLDKKQAYVGEQVTLSLYIYSRVDLSSVDSVSMPKLEGFWSEDVESPTQLTGEQRIVNGIPYRTYLLRRRALFPMKTGTLSITPAEADITTGMLFVGHRVHRVSNPLEVEVKPLPPGGPKGMSTAQVGDWKLSVETSQQRVELGQPVTVKVVLEGSGNVKNITPPRLEAPPAFKVYDPTTTDKMTPNKLRVQGRRTQEYLVMPQRTGTFTLPSLEFPYFDPKTGRYEVSRTEPVEIVVESGAGGVASAQAGSSAPMADAAAEPKNVLTAGGLRPLRYQARFEAPAAAVWQRPFFLPAVLAPVGLMLALALGGLVRGRWSAQDEGSRSRQRARAARKQLAAAEKLRAGNSSAFYGEVEKALLNFLAARLRVPVGGLTRDALDAKLTEAGVEGARRQRVRFVLEACDTGRFAPGAEPAARERILDDAAAVMEGWDK; from the coding sequence ATGAGAAGGATTGGTAGCGGCCACGCGGCGCTGGCCGCCATCGCCCTGCTCTTCGCGGCACTGCCCGCGTGGGCGGAGGTCGAGTTCTACCAGACGGTGGATCGCACCGAGGTGGGCACGGAGGACGTGTTCCAGCTCACCGTGGTGGTGGTGGATCCACCGGACAACGCCCAGGTGCGCTTTCCCGCGCCCGAGGACTTCGAGGTGCTGTCGTCCTCGCAGAGCACCCAGCGCTCCATCCAGATGAGCGGGGGCGGACCGCCCGTCATCCAGACGGTGCGCAAGCACGTGTTGATGATGCGCGCCCAGCGCGCGGGCACCCTCACCATTCCACCCGCCGTGCTCCCCGTCGGGAGCAGCACCTTGCGCACCGACTCCATCAAGATGACGGTGCGCAAGGGCCGCGTCTCGCCTCCCGGGGGCCAGGCCCAGGCCGGACGCCAGCGGATGCCGGACCCGTTCCGCAACTTCCCTCCCTTTGGTGGCATGCCGGACCCGTTCGCCGACGAGGAGGAGGAAGAGCAGGATCCGCGCGGAGGCATCCAGGAGGACGTGCGCATTCCCCGCGGGGACTCGGATCTGTTCGTGCGCGCCACGCTCGACAAGAAGCAGGCGTACGTGGGCGAGCAGGTGACGCTGTCGCTCTACATCTACTCGCGTGTGGACCTGTCCAGCGTGGACTCGGTGAGCATGCCCAAGCTGGAGGGCTTCTGGAGCGAGGACGTGGAGAGCCCCACGCAGCTCACGGGCGAGCAGCGCATCGTCAACGGCATTCCCTACCGCACCTACCTGCTGCGCCGGCGCGCGCTCTTCCCCATGAAGACGGGCACGCTGTCCATCACCCCCGCGGAGGCGGACATCACCACCGGCATGCTCTTCGTGGGGCACCGCGTGCACCGCGTGTCCAACCCCCTGGAAGTGGAGGTGAAGCCGCTTCCCCCGGGAGGACCCAAGGGCATGTCGACGGCCCAGGTGGGCGACTGGAAGCTGTCCGTGGAGACGTCCCAGCAGCGCGTGGAGCTGGGCCAGCCGGTGACGGTGAAGGTCGTCCTCGAGGGCTCGGGCAACGTGAAGAACATCACGCCGCCCCGGCTGGAGGCCCCGCCCGCCTTCAAGGTGTACGACCCGACCACCACCGACAAGATGACCCCCAACAAGCTGCGCGTTCAGGGACGCCGCACGCAGGAGTACCTGGTGATGCCGCAGCGCACGGGCACCTTCACGCTGCCCTCGCTGGAGTTCCCCTACTTCGATCCGAAGACGGGCCGCTACGAGGTGTCGCGCACCGAGCCCGTGGAGATCGTGGTGGAGTCCGGGGCGGGGGGAGTGGCATCCGCGCAGGCGGGCTCGTCCGCGCCCATGGCGGATGCGGCGGCCGAGCCCAAGAACGTCCTCACCGCGGGCGGCCTGCGTCCGCTGCGCTACCAGGCGCGCTTCGAGGCCCCCGCGGCCGCCGTGTGGCAGCGGCCCTTCTTCCTGCCGGCGGTGCTCGCGCCCGTGGGGTTGATGCTCGCCCTGGCCCTCGGAGGGCTCGTGCGCGGGCGGTGGTCGGCGCAGGACGAGGGCAGTCGCAGCCGGCAGCGGGCCCGGGCGGCACGCAAGCAACTGGCCGCGGCGGAGAAGCTGCGAGCGGGCAACTCCAGTGCCTTCTACGGCGAGGTGGAGAAGGCGCTGCTCAACTTCCTGGCGGCCCGGTTGCGCGTCCCGGTGGGGGGCCTCACCCGCGACGCGCTGGACGCGAAGCTGACCGAGGCCGGGGTGGAGGGGGCGCGCCGCCAGCGGGTGCGCTTCGTGCTGGAGGCATGTGATACCGGCCGCTTCGCCCCTGGCGCCGAGCCGGCCGCTCGCGAGCGCATCCTGGATGACGCCGCGGCCGTGATGGAGGGGTGGGACAAGTGA
- a CDS encoding tetratricopeptide repeat protein: protein MSRGFGRAAAWAWLCLGLLLPLLPFTAGAAGLLEKEHPLIQQGRQAYDAGRYEDALSSFEQAKKERPNDPAVDFNRGDALMKLGRYDEAKQAFQGVAEANGRPDLRQKATYNLGNVHAAQGDAREALKAYRRALTLDPTDAQARHNYEVLLRNLPPPQKGGGDGGTDGGQDGGQDGGQDGGRPDAGQPDGGTDGGQDGGSDGGSDAGQDGGSDGGQDDGGPGDSGTPDAGPGDAGPGDGGPEDGGGDGGEPGDGGEGGDGGQQGDGGQSEDAQESDAGSPGEVDELDGGVSAEEIDRQEAERLLDAMKQNEKNLQLWRFQQKKRPRNPNEKDW from the coding sequence ATGAGCCGGGGTTTCGGACGCGCGGCGGCCTGGGCCTGGCTCTGCCTGGGGTTGCTCCTGCCCTTGCTTCCTTTCACGGCGGGAGCCGCGGGACTGCTGGAGAAGGAGCACCCGCTCATTCAACAGGGCCGCCAGGCGTATGACGCCGGGCGGTACGAGGACGCGCTGTCCTCTTTCGAGCAGGCGAAGAAGGAGCGGCCGAACGACCCGGCGGTGGACTTCAACCGGGGCGACGCGCTGATGAAGCTGGGCCGCTATGACGAGGCGAAGCAGGCCTTCCAGGGCGTGGCCGAGGCCAACGGCCGGCCGGACCTGCGGCAGAAGGCCACGTACAATCTGGGCAACGTCCACGCGGCCCAGGGGGATGCGCGCGAGGCGCTGAAGGCCTACCGCCGCGCGCTCACGCTGGACCCCACGGATGCCCAGGCCCGGCACAACTACGAGGTGCTGCTGCGCAACCTGCCTCCTCCGCAGAAGGGTGGGGGGGATGGCGGCACGGATGGAGGCCAGGACGGAGGGCAGGACGGGGGACAGGATGGCGGCCGTCCCGACGCGGGCCAGCCCGATGGCGGCACGGATGGAGGCCAGGACGGCGGAAGCGATGGTGGCTCCGACGCGGGGCAGGATGGCGGGTCGGATGGAGGCCAGGACGATGGGGGCCCGGGCGATTCCGGCACGCCCGACGCGGGTCCGGGAGACGCGGGCCCGGGAGATGGCGGTCCCGAGGATGGGGGCGGGGACGGTGGCGAGCCCGGGGATGGCGGGGAGGGAGGCGACGGTGGCCAGCAAGGCGATGGGGGTCAGTCGGAGGATGCCCAGGAGTCGGACGCGGGTTCTCCGGGTGAGGTGGACGAGCTGGATGGTGGGGTGAGCGCCGAGGAGATCGATCGGCAGGAGGCCGAGCGCCTGCTGGATGCGATGAAGCAGAACGAGAAGAATCTCCAGCTGTGGCGCTTCCAGCAGAAGAAGCGGCCGAGGAATCCCAATGAGAAGGATTGGTAG
- a CDS encoding VWA domain-containing protein: protein MGLAKPAFLGLCVAGALVGALALWLALRRRSRVRAFLTERLVDKLAPGTSRWLPATQAGLQGLGLLLFGLALAQPQCGTTSELAKRRGIDVVVALDASKSMLARDVQPSRLERARLELSTLLDELKGDRVGLVAFAGDAFIQSPLTSDYSAVKLFLRAVDPEQMPQGGSNIGEALLLARQVLDNADRGSKERVVVLLSDGEDLTGEVDEAVAALKEAHVQVLTVGVGSEQGEPIPVYNRRGEFVDYKKDSSGETVITRMDRAGLTAIAEATGGEFFYQPRGVAMSQVLERIEKMQKSELESRVTVRYDERFQVFALPGLVLLVLGMVLPSSWRRRSA, encoded by the coding sequence ATGGGGCTCGCCAAACCCGCCTTCCTCGGGCTGTGCGTGGCGGGCGCGCTGGTGGGGGCCCTGGCCCTGTGGCTGGCGCTGCGCCGGCGCTCGCGCGTGCGCGCGTTCCTCACCGAGCGGCTCGTGGACAAGCTGGCCCCCGGCACCTCGCGCTGGCTGCCGGCCACCCAGGCGGGGCTCCAGGGCCTGGGGCTCCTCCTCTTCGGCCTCGCGCTCGCCCAGCCCCAGTGTGGCACCACGAGCGAGCTGGCCAAGCGGCGTGGCATCGACGTGGTGGTGGCGCTGGATGCGTCCAAGTCCATGCTCGCGCGCGACGTGCAGCCCAGCCGCCTCGAGCGCGCCCGGCTGGAGCTCTCCACACTGCTGGACGAGCTGAAGGGGGACCGGGTGGGGCTCGTGGCCTTCGCCGGGGATGCCTTCATCCAGTCGCCGCTCACCTCGGACTACTCGGCGGTGAAGCTGTTCCTGCGCGCGGTGGATCCAGAGCAGATGCCCCAGGGCGGCAGCAACATCGGCGAGGCGCTGCTGCTGGCGCGCCAGGTGCTGGACAACGCGGATCGCGGCTCCAAGGAGCGCGTGGTGGTGTTGCTCTCGGACGGCGAGGACCTGACGGGCGAGGTGGACGAGGCGGTGGCCGCGCTCAAGGAGGCCCACGTGCAGGTGCTCACCGTGGGCGTGGGCTCCGAGCAGGGCGAGCCCATCCCCGTGTACAACCGCCGGGGCGAGTTCGTGGACTACAAGAAGGACAGCAGCGGCGAGACGGTCATCACCCGCATGGACCGGGCGGGCCTGACGGCCATCGCCGAGGCCACGGGGGGCGAGTTCTTCTACCAGCCGCGTGGCGTGGCCATGTCCCAGGTGCTGGAGCGTATCGAGAAGATGCAGAAGAGCGAGTTGGAGAGCCGGGTCACCGTCCGCTACGACGAGCGCTTCCAGGTGTTCGCCCTGCCGGGGCTCGTCCTGCTGGTGCTCGGCATGGTGCTGCCCTCGTCCTGGCGCCGGAGGTCCGCATGA
- a CDS encoding vWA domain-containing protein — protein MLPDLAFHSPHYLWGLLLIPLLFVWSWWEKRRRAVLRFSAAHVFTRHPRGLRVYLLPMLPLLRAAAVAAALVALARPQTRDTRVRDLNVEGIDIVVALDLSTSMEAGDFRPQNRLHVAKEVLSEFITNRVNDRIGLVVFAGAAYTQAPLTLDYGVLKEVLRQLRTRVLEDGTAIGDALATALNRLRDSDAKSRVVVLITDGDNNAGKISPLDSAGMAKSLHIPIYTILVGKGGKVPFPQGTDLFGNTVWRETEIPINPELLQDIADSTGGEYYRATDPEGLKQGLQKVLDSLERSKLMEGGASANYREDYHPYLLLAFGFAVLELFLRSTFLRVSP, from the coding sequence ATGCTTCCGGACCTCGCGTTCCATAGCCCCCATTACCTGTGGGGGTTGCTCCTCATCCCCCTCCTGTTCGTCTGGAGCTGGTGGGAGAAGCGCCGCCGCGCCGTGCTGCGCTTCTCCGCGGCGCACGTGTTCACCCGGCATCCCCGGGGCCTGCGCGTGTACCTCCTGCCGATGCTGCCCCTGCTGCGTGCCGCCGCGGTGGCCGCCGCCCTCGTCGCGCTCGCCCGTCCCCAGACGCGCGACACGCGCGTGCGGGACTTGAACGTGGAGGGCATCGACATCGTCGTCGCGCTCGACCTGTCCACCTCCATGGAGGCCGGTGACTTCCGCCCGCAGAACCGCCTGCACGTGGCCAAGGAGGTGCTCAGCGAGTTCATCACCAACCGCGTCAATGACCGCATCGGCCTCGTGGTCTTCGCGGGCGCGGCGTACACGCAGGCGCCCCTGACGCTCGACTACGGCGTGCTCAAGGAGGTGCTGCGGCAGTTGCGCACGCGCGTGCTGGAGGACGGCACGGCCATTGGCGACGCGCTGGCCACGGCGCTCAACCGCCTGCGCGACTCGGACGCCAAGAGCCGCGTGGTGGTGCTCATCACCGACGGTGACAACAACGCGGGGAAGATCTCCCCGCTGGACTCGGCCGGCATGGCGAAGTCGCTGCACATCCCCATCTACACCATCCTCGTGGGCAAGGGCGGCAAGGTGCCCTTTCCCCAGGGCACGGACCTGTTCGGCAACACCGTGTGGCGCGAGACGGAGATCCCCATCAACCCCGAGCTGCTCCAGGACATCGCCGACTCCACCGGCGGCGAGTACTACCGCGCCACGGATCCCGAGGGTCTCAAGCAGGGCCTGCAGAAGGTGCTCGACTCGCTCGAGCGCTCCAAGTTGATGGAGGGCGGTGCCTCGGCCAACTACCGCGAGGACTACCACCCGTACCTGCTGCTGGCCTTTGGCTTCGCCGTGCTGGAACTCTTCCTGCGCTCCACCTTCCTGCGGGTGTCGCCGTGA
- a CDS encoding DUF4381 domain-containing protein, which yields MRALTLCAFLVVSPLVAQAQAPAPAGASAKLPEVEPSGMQARVQPERVLLGEPFVYEVVLTHPADHRYELDVPPDLGDFELLSQERTPPAAGKDPAVTVFRVRMSAFKLGMVTLPDLAFLVSTPEGPRRYVAPGRTLEVGSTLPEDAEAKGEDLRDIQPPTEVAVRSWTLVWAALGVIAAALLGYAAWRFFQKYRERRRAAVAPPLPLDVRTRRALDALKSENLPAQGRVKDFYFRLSEILRGYLGERYDFDALECTSSELMAQLRRLKAPGLPEDGLMRFISESDLVKYARAESSPDSCREALTFGYSLLDQTWPPPPPPEAAPVSHASGPRVP from the coding sequence ATGAGGGCGTTGACGCTCTGCGCGTTCCTGGTCGTCTCGCCCCTGGTCGCCCAGGCCCAGGCTCCGGCCCCCGCTGGGGCGAGCGCGAAGCTGCCCGAGGTGGAGCCCTCGGGGATGCAGGCCCGCGTGCAGCCCGAGCGCGTGCTCCTGGGCGAGCCCTTCGTCTACGAGGTGGTGCTCACCCATCCGGCGGACCACCGCTACGAGCTGGACGTGCCGCCGGACCTGGGGGACTTCGAGCTGCTCTCCCAGGAGCGCACGCCTCCCGCGGCGGGCAAGGACCCGGCGGTCACCGTGTTCCGGGTGCGCATGTCCGCCTTCAAGCTGGGCATGGTGACGCTGCCAGACCTGGCCTTCCTCGTGTCCACGCCGGAGGGGCCGCGGCGCTACGTGGCGCCGGGCCGGACGTTGGAGGTGGGCTCCACGCTGCCCGAGGACGCCGAGGCGAAGGGCGAGGATCTCCGGGACATCCAGCCGCCCACCGAGGTGGCCGTCCGCTCGTGGACGCTCGTGTGGGCCGCCCTGGGCGTCATCGCCGCGGCGCTGCTGGGCTATGCCGCGTGGCGGTTCTTCCAGAAGTACCGGGAGCGGCGGCGCGCGGCGGTGGCTCCCCCGCTGCCCCTGGACGTGCGCACGCGTCGGGCCCTGGATGCCCTCAAGTCCGAGAACCTGCCCGCGCAAGGCCGGGTGAAGGACTTCTACTTCCGTCTGTCGGAGATCCTCCGCGGCTACCTGGGCGAGCGCTATGACTTCGACGCGCTCGAGTGCACCAGCTCGGAGCTGATGGCGCAGCTGAGGCGTCTGAAGGCGCCCGGCCTGCCCGAGGACGGACTCATGCGCTTCATTTCCGAGTCGGACCTGGTGAAGTACGCCCGGGCCGAGTCCTCCCCGGATTCGTGCCGCGAGGCGCTGACGTTCGGCTACTCGCTGCTGGACCAGACCTGGCCCCCTCCTCCTCCGCCCGAAGCGGCCCCCGTGTCCCATGCTTCCGGACCTCGCGTTCCATAG
- a CDS encoding DUF58 domain-containing protein translates to MLAKDIIRRIRKLEIRTRKVVSDMLAGQYHSVFKGRGMAFSEVRQYQPGDEIRIIDWNVTARMNEAYVKVFTEERELTVMLLVDVSASKEFGSRERSKSEVAAEVAAQIAFSAIANNDRVGLILFSDRVEKVVPPRKGRSHVMRLVSDILTFQPKGRGTDLSAGLTYLSRVANRKTVTFLVSDFLASGYEAPLRLVGRKHDLVPVVIVDPLEREFPRMGLVEMEDPETGERFVVDTSDPLVRGRYARALQGQREELRRLFKKLELDHVELSTGDDHGMALVRFFRARSRRMAA, encoded by the coding sequence GTGCTCGCCAAGGACATCATCCGCCGCATCCGCAAGCTGGAGATCCGCACCCGCAAGGTGGTGTCGGACATGCTCGCGGGCCAGTACCACTCGGTCTTCAAGGGCCGGGGCATGGCCTTCTCCGAGGTGCGGCAGTACCAGCCCGGGGATGAGATTCGCATCATCGACTGGAACGTCACCGCCCGGATGAACGAGGCCTACGTCAAGGTCTTCACCGAGGAGCGCGAGCTCACGGTGATGCTCCTCGTGGACGTGTCGGCCTCCAAGGAGTTCGGCTCGCGCGAGCGCTCCAAGTCCGAGGTGGCCGCCGAGGTGGCCGCTCAAATCGCCTTCAGCGCCATCGCCAACAACGACCGGGTGGGGCTCATCCTCTTCTCCGACCGGGTGGAGAAGGTGGTGCCGCCGCGCAAGGGCCGCTCGCACGTGATGCGGCTGGTCAGCGACATCCTCACCTTCCAGCCCAAGGGGCGGGGCACGGACCTGTCCGCGGGCCTCACCTACTTGAGTCGCGTGGCCAACCGCAAGACGGTGACGTTCCTCGTCTCGGACTTCCTCGCCTCGGGCTATGAGGCGCCGCTGCGGCTGGTGGGCCGCAAGCACGACCTGGTGCCCGTGGTCATCGTGGATCCGCTGGAGCGCGAGTTCCCGAGAATGGGGCTCGTGGAGATGGAGGACCCGGAGACGGGCGAGCGCTTCGTGGTGGATACGAGCGATCCACTCGTGCGTGGCCGCTACGCGCGCGCCCTGCAGGGTCAGCGCGAGGAGCTGCGCCGGCTCTTCAAGAAGCTGGAGTTGGACCACGTGGAGCTGAGCACCGGGGATGATCACGGCATGGCCCTGGTGCGCTTCTTCCGCGCCCGCTCCCGGAGGATGGCGGCATGA
- a CDS encoding AAA family ATPase, translated as MNTDIRALTERVQQESGFVELLNQEVGKVIVGQRYMLERILIGVLCNGHVLLEGVPGLAKTLTVRTIADSISASFMRIQFTPDLLPADLVGTMIYNQQAANFTVRKGPVFANVVLADEINRAPAKVQSALLEAMQERQVTIGDQSFPLPSPFLVLATQNPIEQEGTYPLPEAQVDRFMLKVKVGYPTREEEKVIMDRMSGGKPPPVQRVIALEQLVRARELVHQIYMDEKVKDYILNVVFATREPARYGLKDQADYIQFGASPRATIALSQASRAHAFLRHRGFVTPEDVKAVAFDVLRHRVALTYEAEAEELTTEKLIQRVFDRVEVP; from the coding sequence ATGAACACGGACATCCGGGCACTCACCGAGCGCGTGCAGCAGGAGAGCGGCTTCGTCGAACTCCTCAACCAGGAGGTCGGCAAGGTCATCGTCGGCCAGCGCTACATGCTCGAGCGCATCCTCATTGGCGTCCTCTGCAACGGCCACGTCCTCCTCGAGGGCGTGCCGGGCCTCGCCAAGACGCTCACGGTGCGCACCATCGCCGACAGCATCAGCGCCTCGTTCATGCGCATCCAGTTCACTCCGGATCTGCTGCCCGCGGACCTCGTCGGCACGATGATCTACAACCAGCAGGCGGCCAACTTCACCGTGCGCAAGGGGCCCGTCTTCGCCAACGTGGTGCTCGCGGACGAAATCAACCGCGCCCCCGCCAAGGTCCAGTCCGCGCTGCTCGAGGCCATGCAGGAGCGTCAGGTCACCATCGGCGACCAGTCCTTCCCGCTGCCCTCGCCCTTCCTCGTCCTCGCCACCCAGAACCCCATCGAGCAGGAGGGCACCTACCCCCTGCCCGAGGCGCAGGTGGACCGCTTCATGCTCAAGGTGAAGGTGGGCTACCCCACGCGCGAGGAGGAGAAGGTCATCATGGACCGCATGAGCGGTGGCAAGCCGCCCCCGGTCCAGCGGGTCATCGCCCTGGAGCAGCTCGTGCGCGCGCGCGAGCTCGTCCATCAGATCTACATGGACGAGAAGGTGAAGGACTACATCCTCAACGTGGTCTTCGCCACGCGCGAGCCCGCGCGCTACGGCCTGAAGGATCAGGCGGACTACATCCAGTTCGGCGCGAGCCCCCGCGCCACCATCGCGCTGAGCCAGGCCTCGCGCGCCCACGCCTTCCTGCGCCACCGCGGCTTCGTCACCCCCGAGGACGTGAAGGCCGTGGCCTTCGATGTGCTGCGCCACCGCGTGGCCCTCACCTACGAGGCCGAGGCCGAGGAGCTCACCACGGAGAAGCTCATCCAGCGCGTGTTCGATCGCGTCGAGGTGCCGTAA
- a CDS encoding alpha/beta fold hydrolase, with product MTGGSSPGHVPGPSSGVLPLGPVEAEVLGELAPGVVPRACPLAGGGTLRLLEGGEGPPLVLLHGRGSAASTWFPLLPALAREYRVLAVDLPGFGGSAAAPGPLRTAEDGLRFFVEPVEEVLSALAPGPMTLVGHSLGGLVALELALRGRVPVERLVLVDAMGLGPEMAREARLYFRVGPERVARVLGPRLFGRIAPLPDTPHRHRLMELDYELMTVRGGRAEATRAFNTLVPLSGGVFHRRERLGEVKAPILYLWGENDGVLPMSLAEAAVRAQPCARLVRVRAGHSPHLEQPECLLSELTT from the coding sequence ATGACCGGCGGGAGCAGCCCGGGGCACGTCCCCGGCCCGAGCAGTGGAGTCCTCCCTCTGGGGCCCGTGGAAGCGGAGGTGCTCGGGGAGCTGGCGCCCGGGGTAGTGCCCCGCGCATGCCCGCTCGCTGGAGGAGGGACGCTGCGGCTCCTCGAGGGAGGCGAGGGCCCTCCCCTGGTGCTCCTGCATGGACGGGGGAGCGCGGCGAGCACGTGGTTCCCCCTCCTGCCGGCCCTCGCGCGAGAGTACCGGGTGCTGGCGGTGGACCTGCCGGGATTCGGGGGCTCCGCGGCGGCCCCGGGGCCGCTCCGGACAGCCGAGGACGGACTGCGGTTCTTCGTCGAGCCGGTGGAGGAGGTACTCTCCGCCCTGGCGCCGGGGCCGATGACCCTGGTGGGCCACTCACTTGGAGGACTGGTGGCGCTGGAGCTGGCGCTGCGGGGCCGGGTCCCGGTGGAGCGCCTGGTGCTGGTGGACGCGATGGGCCTGGGACCGGAGATGGCGCGGGAGGCCCGCCTCTACTTCCGCGTGGGGCCGGAGCGGGTGGCACGTGTGTTGGGCCCCCGGCTCTTCGGGCGGATCGCTCCGTTGCCGGACACCCCGCACCGCCATCGGCTGATGGAGCTGGACTACGAGCTGATGACGGTGCGCGGAGGCAGGGCCGAGGCCACGCGGGCCTTCAACACGTTGGTGCCCCTCTCGGGGGGCGTGTTCCACCGGCGCGAGCGGCTGGGCGAGGTGAAGGCGCCCATCCTGTACCTCTGGGGCGAGAATGATGGCGTCCTGCCCATGTCACTGGCCGAAGCCGCGGTGCGGGCTCAGCCCTGCGCGCGGCTGGTGCGAGTACGGGCCGGACACAGTCCCCACCTGGAGCAGCCGGAGTGCCTTCTGTCTGAGCTGACGACATGA
- a CDS encoding DUF4240 domain-containing protein: MSWGWTEHGESLRRGVCFMNTEQFWAIVESSRRVVEPERADGNAQRQAEELWKQLSRLPPEEIVEFDAQFQDKMDVAYQWDLWGVAYLVAGGCSDDGFTDFRSWLISMGRRVFEDAVSNAESLIHVVDAPGVEDVFFEDFRYVPARAYEALTGRDFPAHKGAGPSVPAGEEWGEQELAHRFPAFWARNGRE, translated from the coding sequence ATGTCATGGGGATGGACTGAGCATGGGGAATCACTGCGAAGGGGTGTTTGCTTCATGAATACTGAGCAATTCTGGGCCATCGTCGAGTCCTCCCGGAGGGTGGTCGAGCCAGAACGGGCGGATGGAAACGCCCAACGACAGGCGGAGGAACTCTGGAAGCAGTTGTCGAGGCTGCCTCCCGAGGAGATCGTCGAGTTTGATGCCCAGTTCCAGGACAAGATGGACGTCGCCTATCAATGGGATCTGTGGGGGGTTGCGTACCTTGTCGCGGGGGGCTGCTCGGATGATGGCTTCACGGACTTCCGAAGTTGGCTCATCTCGATGGGGCGCCGTGTTTTCGAGGACGCGGTGTCGAACGCCGAGTCGCTCATCCACGTTGTCGATGCTCCTGGTGTCGAAGACGTGTTCTTCGAGGATTTTCGATACGTGCCAGCCCGTGCCTATGAGGCGCTGACGGGACGCGATTTCCCTGCCCATAAGGGAGCGGGTCCCTCGGTTCCCGCTGGAGAAGAATGGGGCGAGCAGGAACTCGCGCACAGGTTTCCCGCGTTCTGGGCTCGGAATGGGCGGGAATGA